A window from Citrus sinensis cultivar Valencia sweet orange chromosome 3, DVS_A1.0, whole genome shotgun sequence encodes these proteins:
- the LOC102626084 gene encoding increased DNA methylation 1 isoform X3: protein MKFSVDNLTYIKPKSGQVLTSTDILKGTVAGTSCPSTDSVFRTVALHLVESSNQGITSGRYLLKQNVDNSAVDDMDVIKQSLPRLDGHDGKEAILGKAIASPISQESSATRLTVASPSVTVAEKSGFAQCAAETVDRSISVGLDASNISFKLDAKTDPRSLLQNHIFNLLTAAGWAVGRRKRPSRKYMDTIYRSPEGRLFREFPKVWRVCGENLLADGSNVVPAPADDCKEWTDINHFHTDLFDTLINMEKVMCKSNLANELACQWCLLDPFVLVIFIDRKIGSLRKGDVVKAARSFIVDKREKSDPILALENVSSFETHCFQRDLPVHFDDATLGTKSALTVSEGSYHSCDGQSGNQSFSKSGKQTNDSATKCLTGLSICTADKVGMYGVDTTNATRSECFGISGNKQSSALTSLPPCVSDSNCVQIGGCPHGVPAAPRDFSNLPQGSESASAHQDSNRNFPSFDKETSVHAVEAPKEDLGDISMQSWNEKEKRYEDQITENEENRLLGSLVDHPKCRHNGVVNCDDVNRACPQFDPSVHEVVSSGVTEQSGQSADEGRKCIKASGINAEDDYSAADVRLKKKTRRKSRKISEMRLSTLSHSDIQSLTLDIKTEVQDADASGVQLEPKEAQKQFLANAAVQGSQKTPSSLGSCHLQIAKRGSKFEKTHHDCDGSKNRRKRPVTCRIKDDDLLVSAILKNKDYSPKTTKSNSKVKSRKLRARVNPKNRKGGCRLLPQTMVKGGELIKNGTWFVEGTRTVLSWLIIAGIISLNDVIQYRNPKDDAVIKDGLVTNNGIICKCCNLVFSVSQFKIHAGFKPNRPCLNLVMESGKPFTLCQLQAWSDEYKSRKSATRAGTVETDEDDKNDDSCGICGDGGELICCDNCPSAFHQACLSIQDLPTGSWFCSNCTCWICGDLVNEKEASSSFDALKCSQCEHKYHGECLKDMSKGAVAEAWFCNQSCQEVYSGLHSHIGIINHAADGFSWTLLRCIHEDQKVHSAQRFALKAECNSKLAVALTIMEECFLSMVDPRTGIDMIPHLLYNWRSDFARLNFHGFYAVVLEKDDVLISVASIRVHGKSVAEMPLIATCSNYRRKGMCRRLMAAIEEMLTSFKVEKLIISAIPSLVETWTKGFGFKPVDKDEKKTLNKVNLMVFPGTVLLKKTLYGDQKADAQSAELGINELTEPGTSSEVEPIADSVNGASEGLQQSQSDQSNGRVGAEMPNKLTECKNLRHSVDSGDEHTQDQFSKLTCEKPGSASASGESKAEMVCNVELESSPCMCDETQHFSDRQTAENSV from the exons ATGAAGTTTTCAGTTGACAACCTTACTTATATCAAACCTAAATCCGGGCAGGTTTTGACCTCGACAGATATATTGAAAGGAACTGTTGCTGGTACATCATGTCCATCCACAGACTCTGTTTTTCGTACTGTTGCGCTTCATTTAGTTGAATCGTCCAATCAGGGCATTACATCTGGTCGCTATCTGTTAAAGCAAAATGTGGACAATAGTGCTGTGGATGACATGGATGTTATAAAGCAAAGTTTGCCGAGATTGGATGGACATGATGGGAAGGAGGCGATTTTAGGTAAAGCTATTGCTTCTCCTATTTCCCAGGAGAGTTCTGCCACCAGGCTTACAGTTGCAAGTCCATCTGTTACTGTTGCTGAGAAATCTGGATTTGCTCAATGTGCTGCGGAGACAGTGGATAGATCCATTTCAGTTGGGCTGGATGCATCTAATATTTCTTTCAAGCTGGATGCCAAGACGGATCCTCGATCTCTTcttcaaaatcatatttttaacttgctcACAGCAGCAGGCTGGGCTGTTGGGAGGCGTAAAAGACCTAGTAGGAAATATATGGATACAATTTATAGATCACCTGAGGGTAGGTTGTTTCGTGAATTTCCCAAGGTTTGGAGAGTTTGTGGCGAAAATTTACTTGCCGATGGATCTAATGTGGTGCCGGCACCGGCAGATGACTGTAAGGAATGGACTGACATTAATCACTTCCATACTGATCTGTTTGATACTTTGATAAACATGGAGAAAGTAATGTGTAAGTCAAATCTTGCTAATGAATTGGCTTGTCAATGGTGTCTTTTAGATCCCTTTGtcttagttatatttattgacAGAAAGATTGGTTCACTGAGGAAGGGAGATGTGGTTAAAGCAGCAAGAAGTTTTATAGTTgacaaaagggaaaaaagtGATCCTATTTTGGCCTTGGAAAATGTGAGTAGTTTTGAAACCCACTGTTTCCAGAGAGATTTGCCGGTTCATTTTGATGATGCTACTCTGGGCACTAAAAGTGCTCTCACAGTCTCTGAAGGCAGCTACCATTCCTGTGATGGGCAATCCGGCAATCAGAGTTTCTCAAAAAGTGGTAAACAGACAAATGACAGTGCAACTAAGTGTCTAACAGGTTTATCTATTTGTACAGCTGATAAAGTTGGCATGTATGGGGTAGATACTACCAATGCAACAAGAAGTGAGTGTTTTGGAATCTCTGGGAACAAACAAAGCAGTGCTCTCACTTCTTTACCTCCTTGTGTGTCAGACAGTAATTGTGTCCAGATAGGTGGTTGCCCACATGGTGTTCCTGCTGCTCCTAGAGATTTTAGCAATTTGCCTCAAGGGTCTGAATCTGCTTCCGCTCATCAAGACAGCAACCGGAATTTCCCAAGCTTTGATAAGGAAACTTCTGTGCATGCTGTGGAAGCACCTAAGGAAGATTTGGGAGACATATCAATGCAGTCTTggaatgaaaaggaaaaaagatatGAAGACCAAATTACTGAAAATGAGGAAAATCGTTTGCTTGGATCTCTGGTTGACCATCCAAAGTGCAGACACAATGGTGTGGTTAATTGTGACGACGTGAATAGAGCTTGCCCTCAGTTTGATCCCTCTGTACATGAAGTTGTATCTTCAGGGGTCACAGAGCAGTCTGGGCAAAGTGCGGATGAGGGCAGGAAATGCATTAAGGCTTCAGGGATCAATGCAGAGGATGATTATTCTGCTGCAGATGTTAGACTGAAAAAGAAGACACGCAGGAAGTCCAGAAAGATATCTGAAATGAGATTGAGCACACTCAGTCATAGTGACATTCAGAGTTTGACTTTGGATATTAAGACTGAGGTGCAGGATGCTGATGCAAGTGGTGTTCAGTTAGAGCCAAAAGAAGCTCAGAAGCAGTTTCTTGCGAATGCAGCAGTTCAAGGAAGTCAGAAAACACCCTCTTCTCTTGGCTCTTGCCACCTTCAGATTGCAAAAAGAGGCTCAAAGTTTGAGAAGACTCATCATGATTGTGATGGATCTAAAAATAGACGAAAGAGACCAGTTACATGCAGAATCAAAGATGATGACTTGCTGGTTTCAGCTATTTTAAAGAACAAAGATTACAGCCCAAAGACCACCAAATCTAATTCTAAAGTAAAGTCCCGCAAATTAAGAGCAAGGGTGAATCCCAAGAACCGAAAGGGAGGCTGCAGGTTGCTTCCCCAAACAATGGTTAAGGGGGGTGAGCTAATTAAGAATGGCACGTGGTTCGTGGAAGGGACAAGAACTGTTTTGTCCTGGTTGATCATTGCTGGTATCATATCTCTGAATGATGTGATCCAGTATCGGAACCCAAAGGATGATGCCGTGATAAAAGATGGTCTAGTAACCAATAATGGAATTATCTGCAAGTGCTGCAATCTAGTGTTCTCAGTTTCTCAGTTCAAGATTCATGCTGGCTTCAAGCCAAACCGGCCCTGTTTAAATCTTGTCATGGAATCTGGTAAGCCCTTTACTTTATGTCAGCTGCAAGCATGGTCAGATGAATATAAAAGCAGGAAGAGTGCAACTAGAGCTGGAACTGTGGAAACTGATGAAGATGATAAAAATGATGATTCTTGTGGAATTTGTGGTGATGGGGGTGAGTTGATATGTTGCGATAACTGCCCTTCTGCTTTTCATCAGGCTTGCTTGTCCATCCAG GATCTTCCCACTGGCAGTTGGTTTTGCTCAAACTGCACCTGTTGGATATGCGGGGATTTGGTTAATGAAAAAGAGGCTTCAAGTTCCTTTGATGCTTTAAAATGTTCTCAATGCGAgcataaat ATCATGGCGAATGCTTGAAAGATATGAGCAAAGGAGCGGTTGCTGAAGCTTGGTTTTGCAATCAAAGCTGTCAGGAG GTTTATTCCGGTCTTCATTCTCATATTGGGATCATTAACCATGCTGCTGATGGCTTTTCTTGGACACTCCTTAGATGCATTCATGAAGACCAAAAGGTTCATTCTGCTCAGCGGTTTGCCCTAAAGGCTGAGTGCAACTCAAAGTTAGCTGTTGCTCTCACAATTATGGAGGAATGCTTTCTGTCCATGGTAGACCCAAGAACAGGAATAGATATGATACCCCATCTCTTGTATAACTGGAG GTCAGATTTTGCGCGGTTAAACTTTCATGGATTTTATGCAGTAGTCTTGGAAAAAGATGATGTTTTGATCTCTGTTGCATCAATCAG AGTGCATGGAAAATCAGTTGCAGAGATGCCCCTAATTGCTACCTGCAGCAACTACCGTCGGAAGGGAATGTGCAGACGCCTTATGGCTGCTATAGAAGAG ATGCTAACATCCTTCAAGGTGGAAAAGCTCATCATATCAGCTATTCCCAGTTTAGTTGAAACATGGACCAAGGGTTTTGGCTTTAAGCCAGTAgataaagatgaaaagaaaacTCTAAACAAGGTCAACTTGATGGTATTTCCTGGAACAGTACTTCTTAAAAAGACCTTGTATGGAGATCAAAAAGCAGACGCACAATCTG CAGAGTTGGGAATCAACGAATTAACTGAACCAGGTACTTCTTCTGAAGTAGAGCCTATCGCAGATTCAGTGAATGGAGCCTCAGAGGGTCTACAACAATCTCAATCTGATCAAAGCAATGGCAGAGTTGGAGCTGAAATGCCAAACAAGCTTACAGAATGCAAGAACCTACGGCATAGTGTAGACAGTGGAGACGAGCATACGCAGGACCAATTTTCAAAGCTGACCTGCGAAAAGCCGGGTTCTGCTTCTGCTTCAGGGGAAAGCAAAGCTGAAATGGTTTGTAATGTTGAACTTGAATCATCCCCATGTATGTGCGATGAGACGCAGCATTTTTCGGACAGACAGACGGCGGAAAACTCTGTGTAG